In Pueribacillus theae, a genomic segment contains:
- the gltB gene encoding glutamate synthase large subunit, which produces MQQMRTPKKQGLYDPQFEHDACGIAMLVNIKGKKTHTIVADALTALERMNHRGGRSEDQKIGDGAGVMTELPHELFKQEWKHRGKQLPQPGQYGVGMLFLPNEPHVRQLCEDIIVSAINEEKLQLFGWRTVPTNDSVLNTQFKETRPCIRQAFITSVVTSEEENQFERTLYQLRRRIEREIKQHLSTETAETFYVPSLSSRTIVYKGLLLPEQLKAFYSDLNHEGYKSAMALVHNRFSTNTFPIWRRAQPNRFSLHNGEINTINGNVNWMLAREGSFHSKLLPELDQLCPVIDPEGSDSAMFDNVLEFLVMSGWSLPHAMMMMIPEPWHNIDTMDKNKRAFYQYHSSLMEPWDGPAAMVYTDGHQVGACLDRNGLRPVRFVVTNDDFIYLSSEVGVVDVPEETIVRKDSLRPGQMLLVDIREGLLLLDNEIKKQIINAKPYQQWVQQYVTNLRDLKTDVPEQCANVETEASLENQEPLRRLQQIFGFTYEEWNKVLKPMAVEGHEPIRSMGYDAPLAVLSDRPQLLFNYFKQKFAQVTNPPIDAIREELVTSVEVLLGPEGNLLEPRPKEYKKIRLQSPILSKFEMKRLRLLNSTDWKTTTVPIVYPQQGMESEMENVLHALLQTVDQEVEQGCNILILSDMGVHQQVAAIPSLLAVSAVHHHLIRTGRRSKVSLIVESGEPREVHHFAALLGYGANAVYPYLVYASLPALVREEGTELSIEELYRNYVISVNKGILKVMSKMGISTLQSYIGSKIFEAVGISAEVIEQFFPGTSSQIGGLSLEDIARESLSRHMKAYTANSESLDSGSDLQWRHDGEAHLYRPETIHTLQQACRTNDYGLYKKYSQMLQDEMDTQITLRGLLKLNPSDAPISIEEVESIQSIVRRFKTGAMSYGSISQEAHEAIAIAMNRIGAKSNSGEGGEDPERFTPMPNGDSKCSAIKQIASGRFGVTSHYLVNSDEIQIKMAQGAKPGEGGQLAGHKVTPSVARTRGSTPGIELISPPPHHDIYSIEDLAQLIYDLKNANPQARINVKLVAEAGVGTIAAGVAKAKADVILISGFDGGTGAAPRTSIKHAGMPWELGLAEAHQALMLNGLRNRVRLETDGKLMNGRDVVIAALLGAEEYGFSTLPLVTLGCVMMRVCHLDTCPVGIATQNPELRKKMMGKPEHIVNLMFFIAREIREYMAQLGFRTMDEMIGRTDMLTVSDNANWKTQKLDMAALLHQVKGPRVFGQEQDHELDQTLDYRELLQIGRKAWENQEQVYGDLPICNMDRAVGTLLGSEITRHCGIEGLPHHSINIRFQGSAGQSFGAFIPNGMTLMLEGDANDAVGKGLSGGKIAIYPAARAKYAAESNTIIGNAAFYGATSGEAFIRGKAGERFCVRNSGATVVVEGIGDHGCEYMTGGTAIILGEVGKNFAAGMSGGIAYILETPSGSLRDRCNHELVLIEALQEQDEAEKNYVKMLIEQHLQYTGSKVAERLLEQWEQGAIAQFVRVIPKEYKRLLQSTNHFKPLLFSS; this is translated from the coding sequence ATGCAACAAATGCGGACACCTAAAAAACAAGGGTTGTACGACCCTCAATTTGAGCATGACGCTTGTGGGATTGCCATGCTTGTTAACATAAAAGGCAAGAAGACTCATACCATCGTGGCTGACGCCTTAACTGCGCTTGAGCGTATGAATCACAGAGGTGGTCGGAGTGAGGATCAGAAAATAGGGGATGGTGCCGGTGTAATGACCGAACTGCCTCATGAATTGTTTAAGCAGGAGTGGAAACACCGTGGCAAACAACTTCCTCAGCCAGGACAATATGGTGTTGGAATGTTGTTTCTTCCCAATGAACCTCATGTTCGCCAGCTTTGTGAAGATATCATTGTTTCTGCCATCAATGAGGAGAAGTTACAATTGTTCGGCTGGCGTACGGTTCCAACAAATGACTCCGTGCTGAATACCCAATTTAAAGAAACTCGGCCCTGCATTCGCCAAGCATTTATCACTTCTGTCGTCACATCAGAAGAAGAGAATCAATTCGAGCGGACACTATACCAATTACGCAGACGGATAGAAAGGGAGATCAAGCAACATCTGTCTACAGAAACAGCTGAAACATTCTATGTTCCCAGCCTTTCCTCTAGAACGATTGTCTACAAAGGACTTCTTCTACCGGAACAGCTTAAAGCATTCTATTCTGACTTAAATCACGAAGGCTATAAATCTGCTATGGCCTTGGTCCACAATCGTTTCAGCACCAATACATTTCCGATTTGGAGAAGGGCGCAGCCGAATCGGTTCTCCCTGCATAACGGGGAAATCAATACGATAAATGGCAATGTTAACTGGATGCTGGCAAGAGAAGGATCCTTTCATTCGAAATTATTGCCTGAGTTGGATCAACTCTGTCCTGTGATTGATCCCGAAGGCAGCGATTCAGCGATGTTTGACAATGTATTAGAATTTCTAGTGATGTCCGGATGGTCGCTGCCCCATGCCATGATGATGATGATTCCTGAACCGTGGCACAATATTGACACGATGGACAAGAACAAGAGAGCGTTCTATCAATATCATAGCAGCTTGATGGAGCCTTGGGATGGACCAGCGGCAATGGTCTATACAGACGGACACCAAGTCGGAGCATGTCTTGACCGTAATGGCCTTCGCCCTGTTCGTTTCGTAGTGACAAACGATGATTTCATCTATTTGTCCTCTGAGGTGGGAGTTGTCGATGTGCCCGAAGAAACAATTGTACGAAAAGATTCACTGAGGCCGGGGCAGATGCTGCTCGTTGACATCCGTGAAGGGCTTTTACTGTTAGACAATGAAATCAAAAAGCAAATCATTAACGCAAAGCCTTATCAACAATGGGTTCAACAATATGTCACCAACTTGAGAGACCTTAAAACAGACGTTCCAGAGCAATGTGCGAATGTAGAAACAGAAGCTAGCCTGGAAAATCAAGAACCGTTGCGGCGTCTGCAACAGATTTTTGGCTTCACATATGAAGAATGGAATAAAGTCTTAAAACCGATGGCAGTTGAAGGCCATGAACCGATTAGATCGATGGGCTATGATGCTCCGTTGGCCGTCCTTTCCGACAGGCCACAACTACTATTTAATTATTTCAAACAAAAGTTCGCTCAAGTAACCAATCCTCCAATTGACGCTATTCGTGAGGAACTTGTCACCTCTGTTGAAGTGCTGCTTGGTCCGGAGGGGAATTTGCTTGAGCCCAGGCCGAAAGAATACAAAAAAATACGACTGCAGTCCCCTATTTTGTCAAAGTTCGAGATGAAGCGGTTAAGATTATTGAATTCAACGGATTGGAAAACGACGACTGTTCCAATTGTGTACCCACAACAGGGAATGGAAAGTGAAATGGAAAACGTGCTACATGCCTTGTTGCAAACGGTTGATCAAGAAGTTGAGCAAGGATGTAATATTCTCATTTTGAGTGATATGGGAGTTCATCAGCAGGTGGCTGCCATCCCATCGTTGCTGGCGGTTTCCGCTGTCCACCATCATCTGATTCGCACCGGGCGCAGGAGCAAAGTAAGCCTAATCGTTGAGTCCGGGGAGCCACGGGAGGTCCATCATTTTGCAGCATTACTTGGATATGGGGCAAATGCTGTCTATCCCTATCTCGTCTATGCTTCATTGCCTGCTTTAGTTAGGGAAGAAGGAACAGAGCTATCAATTGAGGAGCTTTACAGGAACTATGTGATTTCTGTGAATAAGGGAATTCTGAAAGTGATGTCCAAGATGGGGATATCAACGCTCCAAAGCTACATCGGCTCAAAAATATTTGAAGCGGTAGGGATTAGTGCAGAAGTAATCGAGCAATTTTTTCCGGGCACCTCTTCACAAATTGGCGGATTGAGCTTGGAAGACATTGCTCGGGAATCTCTATCCAGACACATGAAGGCTTATACAGCTAACTCTGAATCACTCGACAGTGGCTCAGACTTACAATGGCGCCATGACGGTGAAGCCCACCTTTATCGGCCAGAAACAATTCATACGCTACAGCAAGCTTGTCGTACTAACGACTATGGCTTGTATAAAAAATATAGTCAAATGCTGCAGGATGAAATGGATACACAAATTACCTTACGTGGTTTACTAAAATTGAATCCTTCAGATGCCCCGATTTCGATTGAGGAAGTTGAGTCTATACAATCAATCGTTCGTCGGTTTAAAACCGGAGCGATGTCATATGGCTCGATCAGCCAAGAAGCACATGAAGCGATTGCCATTGCCATGAATCGCATTGGCGCAAAGAGCAATTCCGGAGAAGGTGGTGAAGATCCAGAGCGGTTCACCCCGATGCCGAACGGTGATTCGAAATGCAGCGCAATTAAGCAAATAGCTTCGGGAAGATTTGGTGTCACAAGTCATTACCTGGTTAACTCTGACGAAATTCAGATTAAGATGGCACAGGGGGCTAAGCCAGGTGAAGGCGGGCAATTGGCAGGGCACAAAGTTACACCGTCTGTGGCTAGAACAAGAGGCTCGACCCCCGGAATTGAGCTGATCTCCCCTCCGCCTCATCATGATATTTATTCCATCGAAGATCTGGCTCAGCTGATCTATGATCTGAAAAACGCCAATCCACAAGCGAGGATTAATGTGAAGCTTGTTGCCGAAGCCGGGGTTGGAACGATCGCTGCTGGTGTGGCCAAGGCCAAAGCTGACGTGATTCTGATTAGCGGCTTTGATGGTGGAACCGGGGCGGCACCACGTACAAGCATTAAACATGCAGGCATGCCATGGGAGTTAGGGCTAGCAGAGGCGCATCAGGCCTTGATGCTGAACGGATTGAGAAATCGCGTAAGGCTTGAAACCGACGGGAAACTAATGAATGGCCGTGACGTAGTGATAGCCGCTTTATTAGGGGCAGAAGAATACGGATTCTCCACATTGCCGCTTGTCACACTCGGATGTGTCATGATGAGGGTTTGTCATCTGGATACGTGTCCGGTAGGCATCGCGACTCAAAATCCGGAGCTTCGCAAAAAAATGATGGGGAAGCCTGAACATATTGTCAATCTAATGTTTTTTATTGCAAGGGAAATTCGTGAATATATGGCACAGTTAGGATTTAGAACCATGGATGAAATGATCGGGCGCACTGACATGCTCACTGTCTCAGATAACGCCAACTGGAAAACACAGAAGCTGGATATGGCCGCGCTCCTCCATCAGGTGAAAGGTCCGCGAGTGTTTGGACAGGAACAAGACCACGAACTTGATCAAACCTTAGATTACCGTGAGCTGCTGCAAATCGGAAGAAAGGCGTGGGAAAACCAAGAACAGGTTTATGGTGATCTACCAATTTGCAATATGGATCGCGCGGTTGGAACACTGCTAGGGAGCGAGATTACTAGACACTGCGGTATAGAAGGGTTACCGCACCATTCCATCAATATCCGTTTCCAAGGTTCAGCCGGGCAAAGCTTCGGGGCATTTATTCCGAATGGCATGACGTTAATGCTCGAAGGAGATGCCAATGATGCGGTTGGCAAAGGGCTGTCAGGAGGAAAAATCGCGATCTATCCTGCTGCCCGGGCCAAATACGCTGCGGAAAGCAATACAATTATTGGCAATGCGGCTTTCTATGGGGCGACGTCAGGTGAAGCATTCATCCGCGGTAAAGCGGGGGAACGGTTCTGTGTCAGAAATAGCGGCGCAACAGTAGTTGTGGAAGGAATCGGTGATCACGGTTGCGAGTATATGACAGGAGGAACAGCTATTATCCTTGGTGAAGTCGGCAAAAATTTCGCTGCCGGGATGTCCGGAGGTATAGCTTATATTTTAGAAACGCCTAGTGGAAGCTTGCGGGATCGATGCAACCATGAGCTTGTTCTTATAGAAGCATTACAAGAACAAGATGAAGCTGAAAAGAATTATGTAAAAATGCTGATAGAACAACATCTGCAATATACAGGAAGCAAGGTTGCCGAGCGTTTGCTTGAACAATGGGAACAGGGCGCCATTGCACAATTCGTGCGTGTTATTCCTAAAGAATACAAAAGATTGTTGCAATCAACCAATCATTTCAAGCCTCTGCTTTTTAGCAGCTGA
- a CDS encoding helix-turn-helix domain-containing protein, which yields MLHLSPDLYELKPGFATIHCEPGWQWRKRDFPMPDYDLFYVWGGEGVLTLNGKQFNLQPQSCFLFRPGDETTATHNPQKPLTLTYIHFDVNGSVKLIPQPHRIVKDFISFESLLTRYVRLFLINTFGAEIEAKLVLKQLMIHLLREEQEKEVKTANVSFNLIETIEEIANFVQQHPGQQHTVESLAARANLSPKYFSQKFKEIIGQTVRTYIVHSRIKRAEHLLHFAGMTVTEAAEALGYNDLHFFSRQFKQYTGKNPSEVR from the coding sequence ATGCTTCATCTTTCTCCTGACCTATATGAATTGAAACCGGGATTTGCTACGATTCATTGTGAACCGGGCTGGCAATGGCGAAAGCGTGATTTTCCTATGCCCGATTATGATTTATTTTATGTGTGGGGCGGGGAGGGAGTCTTGACACTAAACGGCAAACAATTTAATCTACAACCCCAAAGCTGCTTTCTATTTAGGCCAGGAGATGAAACAACCGCCACGCATAACCCACAGAAGCCACTGACGCTAACTTACATTCATTTTGACGTAAATGGATCCGTTAAATTAATTCCACAGCCACATCGAATCGTTAAGGATTTTATCAGCTTCGAATCGTTGCTCACCCGCTATGTTCGCCTGTTCCTTATTAATACATTTGGAGCAGAGATTGAAGCTAAACTTGTCCTGAAGCAATTGATGATCCATTTATTGCGGGAGGAACAAGAGAAAGAAGTAAAAACGGCTAATGTTAGCTTTAATCTGATTGAAACGATTGAAGAAATAGCTAATTTTGTTCAACAACACCCTGGACAGCAGCATACCGTAGAAAGTTTGGCTGCACGCGCCAACTTGTCTCCTAAATATTTTTCTCAAAAGTTTAAAGAAATTATTGGACAGACCGTTCGAACATATATTGTCCATTCAAGAATTAAACGAGCGGAGCATTTGCTTCATTTTGCTGGAATGACTGTGACGGAAGCCGCTGAAGCCCTTGGTTATAATGATTTACATTTCTTTAGCAGACAATTTAAACAATACACAGGAAAAAATCCTTCAGAAGTCCGCTAA
- the guaA gene encoding glutamine-hydrolyzing GMP synthase: protein MSKPDELIVVLDFGGQYNQLIARRIRDLGVYSELLPFNTPVERIRELKPRGIVFSGGPASVYSEDAPYLDQDIYDLGLPILGICYGMQLMSHQLQGKVEKASKREYGKSEIEFISSAKLVKDLDRKQVVWMSHGDYVAELPDGFVVDASTEHTPVAAMSNPEKNFYAVQFHPEVRHTVHGNEMIGNFIYNVCGCSGNWNMETFIENTVRKIREQIGRRKVLCALSGGVDSSVVATLVHKAIGDQLTCMFIDHGLLRKDESENVMETFVGKLGMKVVKIDARDRFLSKLKGVPDPELKRKIIGNEFIYCFQEESAKLGQFDFLAQGTLYTDIVESGTATTQTIKSHHNVGGLPKDINFELVEPLKTLFKDEVRKVGEECGLPPAIVWRQPFPGPGLAIRILGEVSEEKLHIIRESDAILREEIASAGLEREIWQYFTVMPNIKSVGVMGDERTYSHTIAIRAVTSIDGMTADWARMPWEVLEKVSVRIVNEVENVNRIVYDITSKPPATIEWE from the coding sequence ATGTCAAAGCCGGATGAACTAATCGTCGTTCTCGATTTTGGGGGACAATACAACCAATTGATAGCGAGGCGTATTCGCGATTTAGGCGTGTACAGTGAATTGCTGCCATTTAATACACCAGTTGAAAGAATCCGCGAATTAAAACCTCGCGGCATCGTGTTTTCAGGCGGCCCGGCATCTGTATACAGCGAAGATGCCCCTTATTTGGATCAAGACATATATGATTTAGGTCTGCCGATTTTGGGGATTTGCTATGGTATGCAGTTGATGTCTCATCAATTGCAGGGTAAAGTCGAGAAAGCCAGCAAGCGCGAGTATGGCAAGTCAGAAATTGAATTCATAAGTAGCGCAAAGCTTGTGAAAGACCTGGATCGTAAGCAAGTTGTGTGGATGAGCCACGGCGATTATGTTGCGGAGTTACCAGATGGGTTCGTTGTTGATGCAAGCACTGAGCACACGCCTGTCGCAGCGATGAGCAATCCTGAGAAAAACTTTTACGCTGTACAATTTCATCCGGAGGTTCGGCATACGGTTCACGGAAATGAAATGATTGGTAACTTTATTTATAACGTGTGTGGCTGTTCAGGAAATTGGAATATGGAGACGTTTATCGAAAATACGGTACGTAAAATTCGAGAGCAAATAGGCCGCCGTAAAGTTCTTTGCGCACTCAGTGGAGGCGTCGATTCATCCGTAGTGGCGACACTTGTTCACAAAGCAATAGGTGATCAACTTACTTGCATGTTTATCGATCACGGATTATTACGCAAGGACGAGTCTGAAAACGTTATGGAAACGTTCGTCGGCAAACTTGGAATGAAGGTTGTCAAAATCGATGCCCGCGACCGCTTTTTAAGCAAGCTGAAAGGCGTGCCCGACCCAGAGTTGAAGCGGAAAATTATCGGAAACGAATTTATCTACTGTTTCCAAGAAGAGTCCGCAAAACTCGGCCAATTCGATTTTTTGGCTCAAGGCACACTATATACAGATATTGTTGAGAGTGGCACAGCGACAACACAGACGATTAAGTCACATCATAATGTCGGCGGCTTGCCAAAAGATATCAACTTTGAGCTAGTTGAGCCGTTAAAGACATTATTTAAGGATGAGGTTCGCAAAGTCGGTGAAGAATGCGGTTTGCCCCCTGCCATCGTATGGAGGCAGCCTTTCCCGGGACCGGGACTAGCGATCCGCATTCTTGGCGAAGTATCGGAAGAGAAGCTCCATATCATAAGGGAGTCGGATGCGATATTGCGAGAAGAGATCGCATCCGCGGGACTTGAACGTGAAATTTGGCAATATTTCACCGTAATGCCGAACATAAAGAGTGTTGGCGTTATGGGCGATGAACGGACATACTCACATACTATCGCCATTCGCGCAGTGACGTCCATCGACGGCATGACAGCTGATTGGGCCCGTATGCCATGGGAAGTGTTGGAAAAAGTATCTGTGAGAATCGTCAATGAAGTGGAAAATGTTAACCGTATCGTATACGATATTACATCGAAACCGCCGGCGACGATTGAGTGGGAATAA
- a CDS encoding NADPH-dependent F420 reductase, translating into MRFGVIGAGPIGTTISKKLVENGHDVKIADAREIERLEGKEIAGIPVSVEDVITNINVLIISIPLHVIPSIRNIVDKAGEEVIVVDTSNYYPFRDNKIEEIENGMVESVWVSNQLGRPIIKAFSNLLAYTLENKGTPEGTSGRIAMAIAGNDLSQKQIIINLVNELGFDAVDSGSLTDSWRQQPGTPAYCTELTKEELTEALKKADKEKAPFLRDKAMEQFSDGISHKDIVNINRETYNS; encoded by the coding sequence ATGAGATTTGGAGTTATAGGTGCAGGACCAATAGGGACAACTATTTCCAAAAAATTAGTTGAAAATGGACATGATGTTAAAATTGCGGATGCCCGAGAAATTGAGCGTTTAGAAGGAAAAGAGATTGCTGGAATACCTGTGAGTGTAGAGGATGTAATAACTAATATTAATGTTCTTATAATATCTATCCCTCTTCATGTAATACCAAGCATTCGCAACATTGTAGATAAAGCTGGAGAAGAAGTAATCGTTGTAGACACTTCAAATTATTATCCTTTTAGAGACAATAAAATTGAAGAAATTGAAAACGGAATGGTTGAAAGCGTTTGGGTTTCAAATCAATTAGGTAGACCTATTATTAAAGCCTTCAGCAATCTATTAGCTTATACTTTAGAAAATAAAGGAACCCCCGAAGGGACTAGTGGTCGCATTGCCATGGCAATTGCAGGTAATGACCTATCGCAAAAGCAAATAATCATAAACCTAGTAAATGAGCTGGGCTTCGATGCAGTGGATAGTGGCTCTTTAACTGATTCCTGGAGACAACAGCCAGGAACTCCTGCATACTGCACAGAACTGACAAAAGAAGAACTAACGGAAGCATTGAAAAAGGCAGATAAAGAAAAAGCCCCATTCCTACGGGATAAGGCAATGGAGCAGTTTTCAGATGGTATTTCACATAAAGATATTGTGAATATAAACAGAGAAACATATAATTCATAA
- a CDS encoding winged helix-turn-helix transcriptional regulator produces MARICKDGFEKEFIKEQRDVYGIAYTQNMLSGRWKYLILWFLKTKERRYSEIKAFLWDISQGSLTKQLRELETDGLIKREVFPEVPPRVEYSLTTKGCEFIPILDMIENFGKKFGEKPE; encoded by the coding sequence ATGGCTAGAATATGTAAGGATGGATTTGAAAAAGAGTTTATTAAGGAGCAAAGAGACGTTTATGGTATTGCGTATACCCAAAATATGCTTTCAGGACGCTGGAAGTATCTTATTCTTTGGTTTTTAAAAACAAAAGAACGTCGTTATAGCGAAATTAAAGCCTTTTTATGGGACATTTCACAAGGTTCTCTTACAAAACAGTTGAGAGAATTAGAAACAGATGGATTAATTAAACGAGAGGTTTTTCCTGAGGTACCTCCACGTGTTGAATATTCATTAACAACTAAAGGGTGTGAATTTATCCCAATACTTGATATGATTGAGAATTTCGGCAAAAAATTCGGAGAGAAACCTGAGTAA
- a CDS encoding helix-turn-helix domain-containing protein: protein MKIVGQHYGSYMASLSMRKLREERGNTYWGMDDDTRDRLRSKLMPSVLSYQSVP from the coding sequence ATGAAAATCGTTGGACAGCATTATGGAAGCTACATGGCAAGCCTATCCATGCGCAAGCTCCGTGAAGAGCGTGGGAACACCTATTGGGGCATGGATGATGACACACGTGATCGCTTACGTTCAAAGCTTATGCCGTCTGTTTTGTCATATCAAAGTGTGCCATGA
- a CDS encoding sensor histidine kinase, with amino-acid sequence MKINITNGKLIVRFTLNFMLHQILLFLAVSLPAVFYIVVLKQPEKLFIVNLTTGAIIAVYFLYCLFYGYYVAWPMADILVKIKKLSSGEFLTLAKKKRFPSFSTRLYREVYANLESLSVTLQENERKRREFEQLGQEWAAGVTHDLKTPLSYISGYTDMLLSDEHKWSVDEKREFLQLIRDKSAHMKELINDLGIAFRMDQAIGIKFSSQKIELVELIRRVVAEAANMPSEKDNRFEILGEEEPLHVMGDMGLLKRAFSNLLINAVVHNPAGTSIVVRIKSNSYAEVQITDNGKGMDEQSVSHLFDRYYRGTSTDTPTGGTGLGMAIVKQIVTAHQGTVDVKSKLGQGTSIIVRLPHWGNLEIS; translated from the coding sequence ATGAAAATAAACATTACAAACGGTAAGTTGATTGTGCGTTTTACTTTAAATTTTATGCTACATCAAATATTACTGTTCTTAGCCGTTTCACTGCCAGCGGTTTTCTATATTGTTGTGCTCAAGCAGCCCGAAAAACTCTTTATCGTTAATCTTACAACCGGGGCAATTATTGCTGTTTACTTTCTGTATTGCCTGTTTTATGGATATTATGTTGCGTGGCCAATGGCTGATATTTTGGTGAAAATCAAAAAGTTATCAAGCGGTGAGTTTCTTACTCTTGCCAAGAAAAAGCGTTTTCCTTCTTTTTCCACCCGCCTTTACCGGGAAGTTTATGCGAATCTTGAATCACTTTCTGTGACTCTCCAAGAAAATGAGCGGAAACGGAGGGAGTTTGAGCAATTGGGGCAGGAATGGGCAGCAGGTGTCACCCATGACTTAAAGACTCCTTTATCTTATATCTCCGGGTATACGGACATGCTTTTGTCGGATGAACATAAATGGAGCGTAGACGAAAAGAGAGAATTTCTGCAACTTATCCGAGATAAGTCCGCTCATATGAAGGAACTTATCAATGACCTTGGAATTGCCTTTCGAATGGATCAGGCCATTGGCATCAAGTTCTCCTCTCAAAAAATAGAGTTGGTGGAGCTAATTCGCAGAGTGGTTGCAGAAGCAGCAAATATGCCTTCTGAAAAGGACAACCGCTTTGAAATACTTGGAGAGGAAGAACCTCTTCATGTAATGGGTGATATGGGGTTATTGAAAAGAGCCTTTTCAAACCTGTTGATAAATGCGGTTGTTCATAATCCAGCGGGTACATCAATTGTAGTGCGCATAAAAAGTAATTCTTATGCAGAAGTTCAGATAACGGACAATGGAAAAGGAATGGATGAGCAGAGCGTTTCTCATCTATTTGATCGATATTATAGAGGGACTTCGACAGATACTCCCACAGGCGGGACGGGACTTGGCATGGCGATTGTCAAGCAGATTGTTACCGCACATCAGGGGACGGTTGACGTAAAAAGCAAGTTAGGGCAAGGGACATCTATTATCGTTCGGTTACCACATTGGGGAAATTTGGAAATAAGTTGA
- a CDS encoding response regulator transcription factor: MRLQKILIVDDEPGIVKMLETILRKEGYTSIGSAFTGQEAMEKIIRNSYDLIVLDVMLPDTDGFQLCQEIRKHTSVPILFLTARSGDLDKLTGLGIGGDDYITKPFNPLEVAARINVQFRRQEQYQNALQTTEVYHFGSVVIDKKAGQLWVDGKEVPCPAKEFELLLFLADHPNQVFTAGQLYEHVWGYDSIGDEKTVAIHIMRLRKKIEKDVKNPSLIVNLRGIGYKFVPPGESI, encoded by the coding sequence ATGCGCCTACAAAAAATACTTATTGTTGATGATGAACCTGGCATTGTAAAGATGTTGGAAACCATTCTTCGCAAAGAAGGGTATACTTCTATCGGTTCCGCTTTCACAGGTCAGGAAGCAATGGAAAAAATCATCCGAAATTCGTATGATTTAATCGTACTGGATGTCATGCTACCCGATACGGACGGATTTCAATTGTGCCAGGAAATTCGTAAGCATACTTCTGTTCCCATATTATTTCTTACTGCCCGTTCAGGAGATTTAGATAAGTTGACCGGTCTTGGAATTGGAGGAGATGATTATATTACAAAGCCCTTTAATCCCTTAGAGGTTGCCGCCCGTATCAATGTTCAATTTCGAAGACAGGAACAATATCAAAATGCTTTGCAGACAACGGAGGTTTATCATTTTGGCTCCGTTGTTATTGACAAAAAGGCTGGGCAATTGTGGGTAGACGGGAAAGAAGTACCTTGTCCGGCTAAAGAATTTGAACTTTTGCTTTTCTTAGCCGACCATCCAAATCAGGTATTTACCGCAGGCCAGTTATACGAGCATGTATGGGGATATGACAGCATCGGTGATGAAAAAACGGTCGCCATTCACATCATGCGTCTACGTAAAAAAATAGAGAAAGATGTAAAAAACCCTTCGCTCATTGTCAATCTAAGGGGAATCGGTTACAAGTTTGTTCCGCCTGGAGAGTCGATATGA
- a CDS encoding ABC transporter permease: MRGLVVNESMKIYNRKLTWILLLLLVAIVIGASVLGKINNTDSQDWRTETTQFVQQYEERLKISELSPMLRADAENKLKIAEYRLENNIPAPSNNPWSALLTFSGLVEMVMVFAIVIAADMVAGEYTAGTMKLLLIRPHSRTKILFSKYIAVSLFAVVMLALLVACGYATNALLYGVGGTHTTDLFLNQQGQIVQQNVMMQVIKMYGLSIFPVIGYVTLAFAISTVLRNSALAVGISLFIMIAGNSMIEATAKMEWLKYLPFANSDISLYIFHLPARPEMTLGFSISVLLVYIFTLILISWTVFKRRDVSI, encoded by the coding sequence ATTCTGCTATTGCTGTTGGTTGCCATCGTCATAGGTGCGTCTGTCCTTGGCAAAATTAACAATACGGATTCGCAGGATTGGCGAACTGAAACGACACAATTTGTTCAACAGTATGAAGAACGCTTAAAAATCTCGGAACTATCTCCTATGTTGCGAGCCGATGCTGAAAACAAGTTGAAGATAGCAGAATATCGATTGGAAAACAACATACCCGCTCCCTCCAATAATCCGTGGTCAGCTCTATTGACTTTCTCTGGCTTGGTGGAAATGGTCATGGTTTTTGCCATTGTCATTGCAGCGGACATGGTCGCCGGAGAATACACGGCCGGAACGATGAAGCTTTTACTGATTCGCCCCCACAGCCGCACGAAAATCCTGTTTTCAAAGTATATCGCTGTGTCTCTGTTCGCCGTGGTTATGTTGGCGCTATTGGTTGCATGTGGATATGCGACGAACGCTTTGCTTTATGGAGTGGGTGGTACTCATACTACTGATTTATTCTTGAATCAACAGGGGCAAATTGTTCAGCAGAATGTCATGATGCAGGTAATAAAGATGTACGGTTTGAGCATTTTCCCAGTTATAGGCTATGTAACCCTTGCTTTTGCTATATCGACAGTTTTGCGCAATAGCGCCCTTGCGGTTGGAATATCACTGTTTATTATGATAGCGGGCAATTCCATGATTGAAGCTACGGCTAAAATGGAATGGTTAAAATACCTTCCCTTCGCCAACAGTGACATCAGCTTGTATATTTTTCACCTTCCGGCCAGACCTGAAATGACGTTGGGCTTTTCAATTTCCGTATTGCTTGTATACATCTTCACACTGATACTCATAAGTTGGACGGTTTTCAAAAGGCGTGATGTGTCTATATAA